A window of Natrinema versiforme contains these coding sequences:
- a CDS encoding TrmB family transcriptional regulator yields the protein MSNAEEAVTTLEGLGLTEYESRCFVALVRLSKGTAKEISQVADIPRSRVYDTIERLDRKGLVNVQQTEPRQYKAVPVETACRRIREDYDSRINAAENALGQLEEPDSKDDEGMWAITQKDHITDRIVMFLEEAEETVHYLVPATEVVDQQILTELRSAAERGVSVYIEVAADDDRAEFADAVPDADIEIISALQSTNEVYNEWPAQLLMVDQQAIVAAGIKESDLPDVVNEMAVWTYGRDHGFAVWIRELLDDRLAERDDDRTTDD from the coding sequence GTGTCAAACGCCGAGGAAGCGGTCACGACCCTCGAGGGGCTGGGGCTGACGGAGTACGAGTCCCGCTGTTTCGTAGCGCTCGTCCGCCTCTCGAAGGGGACCGCAAAGGAAATCAGTCAGGTCGCGGACATCCCTCGATCCCGGGTGTACGACACCATCGAGCGCCTCGACCGAAAGGGACTGGTCAACGTCCAGCAGACCGAACCGCGCCAGTACAAGGCCGTCCCGGTCGAGACGGCGTGTCGGCGGATCCGCGAAGACTACGACTCCCGCATCAACGCCGCCGAGAACGCGCTCGGCCAACTCGAGGAGCCGGACTCCAAGGATGACGAGGGGATGTGGGCGATCACGCAGAAAGACCACATCACCGACCGTATCGTGATGTTCCTCGAGGAAGCCGAGGAGACGGTTCACTATCTCGTTCCGGCGACCGAGGTCGTCGACCAGCAGATCCTCACGGAGCTCCGGTCGGCCGCCGAGCGCGGCGTCAGCGTGTACATCGAGGTCGCGGCGGACGACGACCGCGCGGAGTTCGCGGACGCGGTTCCGGACGCGGACATCGAGATAATCTCCGCGCTCCAATCGACGAACGAAGTCTACAACGAGTGGCCGGCCCAGTTGCTCATGGTCGACCAGCAAGCGATCGTCGCGGCCGGCATCAAGGAGAGCGACCTCCCCGACGTGGTCAACGAGATGGCCGTCTGGACCTACGGCCGCGATCACGGCTTCGCCGTCTGGATACGCGAACTGCTCGACGACAGGCTCGCGGAACGCGACGACGACCGAACGACGGACGACTGA
- a CDS encoding MFS transporter: MRWRYKETVLAMCTLAFLATMAGRLVISPVVPQITAEFGISNSVIGLALTGMWMAYFCSQFPSGVFADKYGERRIILVAVGGTAVASAFLAVAPLFPVFVVGTIVLGAVAGLHYSVATSLLTRTYDEIGAAIGVHNSGGPIAGLVAPPVAAWIAVRYGWRAAIAVGTVVAVPIFVLFARSVRPTAPQRPDQPMASRFELAPLVELLSRPKIAFTCVLAILGDFVWQATSSFLPTFLVAYRGQSATTASLVFGGYFVVQGITQVGVGAASDRYGREVTTAACMVLSVAGFGLFIAVPGPVSVVAGTTLLGIGLGWGAALLPRFMDELSAAERSAGFGLVRTVYGFVGALGSVITGTLADLFGWGVSFGFLGALLALVFAALAVNWAFSLGY, translated from the coding sequence ATGCGCTGGCGATACAAGGAAACCGTCCTCGCGATGTGTACGCTCGCCTTTCTGGCGACGATGGCCGGCAGGCTGGTGATCAGTCCGGTGGTGCCACAGATCACCGCGGAGTTCGGCATCTCGAACTCGGTGATCGGCCTCGCGCTGACGGGGATGTGGATGGCGTACTTCTGCTCGCAGTTCCCCAGCGGCGTCTTCGCGGACAAGTACGGCGAGCGGCGGATCATTCTGGTCGCCGTCGGCGGGACGGCCGTCGCGAGCGCCTTCCTCGCGGTCGCGCCGCTGTTTCCGGTCTTCGTCGTCGGAACCATCGTGCTCGGGGCCGTCGCTGGCCTCCACTACAGCGTCGCGACGTCGCTGCTGACCCGGACCTACGACGAAATCGGGGCCGCGATCGGCGTCCACAACAGCGGCGGTCCGATCGCGGGACTCGTCGCGCCGCCAGTCGCCGCGTGGATCGCCGTTCGGTACGGCTGGCGCGCCGCGATCGCGGTCGGCACCGTCGTCGCCGTGCCGATCTTCGTCCTGTTCGCCCGCTCGGTTCGGCCCACCGCGCCCCAGCGGCCCGACCAGCCGATGGCCTCGCGCTTCGAACTCGCGCCGCTCGTCGAACTGCTCTCCCGACCGAAGATCGCCTTTACGTGCGTCCTCGCGATTCTGGGCGATTTCGTCTGGCAGGCGACCTCCTCGTTCCTGCCGACCTTCCTCGTCGCCTATCGCGGCCAGTCCGCGACGACGGCGAGTCTCGTCTTCGGCGGCTACTTCGTCGTTCAGGGGATCACGCAGGTGGGCGTGGGGGCGGCCTCCGATCGGTACGGCCGCGAGGTCACCACGGCGGCCTGTATGGTGCTCTCGGTCGCCGGCTTCGGCCTGTTCATCGCCGTTCCGGGGCCCGTCTCCGTCGTCGCGGGGACCACCCTCCTCGGGATCGGCCTCGGCTGGGGCGCGGCGCTCCTGCCCCGGTTCATGGACGAACTCTCCGCGGCCGAGCGCAGCGCGGGGTTCGGACTCGTTCGCACCGTCTACGGCTTCGTCGGCGCACTGGGGTCGGTGATAACCGGCACGCTGGCGGATCTGTTCGGTTGGGGCGTCTCCTTCGGCTTTCTCGGTGCGTTGCTCGCCCTCGTCTTCGCCGCACTGGCGGTTAACTGGGCGTTCTCGCTGGGCTACTGA
- the hemB gene encoding porphobilinogen synthase, translating into MDLTHRPRRLRQDRVRGLVSETSLEPADLIAPVFVDATTDERRPIESMPGHDRVPIDGIVDRVEEVLETGVEAVMLFGIPASKDPEGSRAWAEDGVIQEALRRITSETDAYVITDVCLCEYTDHGHCGPLEEELRSEDVVDADGPACEPTMTVDNDATLEALEKIVTSHARAGADMVAPSGMMDGMVGAIRSALDEAGFEHVPIMSYAAKYESAFYGPFRDAADGAPSFGNRRHYQMDPANSREAMREVRLDAEQGADVMMVKPALPYLDIVSAVRREFDHPVAAYNVSGEYAMLHAAAEKGWLDLEAVGLESLLSIKRAGADLILTYFAEDVAQRL; encoded by the coding sequence ATGGATCTCACTCATCGTCCCCGACGGCTTCGACAGGACCGGGTGCGCGGCCTCGTCAGCGAGACGAGCCTCGAGCCCGCCGATCTCATCGCACCGGTGTTCGTCGACGCGACGACCGACGAACGCCGGCCGATCGAGTCGATGCCCGGCCACGACCGCGTGCCGATCGACGGGATCGTCGACCGGGTCGAGGAAGTCCTCGAGACCGGCGTCGAGGCGGTCATGCTGTTCGGGATTCCGGCGTCGAAAGACCCCGAGGGGAGCCGCGCGTGGGCCGAAGACGGCGTCATTCAGGAGGCACTGCGCCGCATCACGAGCGAGACCGACGCCTACGTCATCACCGACGTCTGCCTCTGTGAGTACACCGACCACGGCCACTGCGGCCCGCTCGAGGAGGAACTCCGGAGCGAGGACGTCGTCGACGCAGACGGCCCCGCCTGCGAGCCGACGATGACCGTCGACAACGACGCGACGCTCGAGGCCCTCGAGAAGATCGTCACGTCTCACGCCCGTGCGGGCGCGGACATGGTGGCCCCGAGCGGGATGATGGACGGCATGGTCGGGGCCATCCGGTCGGCGCTGGACGAAGCGGGGTTCGAACACGTCCCGATCATGAGCTACGCGGCCAAGTACGAGAGCGCGTTCTACGGTCCCTTCCGGGACGCCGCCGACGGCGCTCCCTCCTTCGGCAACCGCCGACATTACCAGATGGATCCCGCGAATTCGCGCGAAGCCATGCGAGAGGTCCGGTTGGACGCCGAGCAGGGCGCGGACGTGATGATGGTCAAGCCCGCGCTGCCGTATCTCGACATCGTCAGCGCCGTCCGCCGGGAGTTCGACCACCCCGTCGCCGCCTACAACGTCTCCGGCGAGTACGCCATGCTCCACGCCGCCGCCGAGAAGGGGTGGCTCGACCTCGAGGCGGTCGGCCTCGAGTCGCTGCTGTCGATCAAGCGGGCCGGTGCGGATCTGATTCTGACCTACTTCGCCGAGGATGTCGCACAACGGCTATAG
- a CDS encoding ammonium transporter, translated as MEPTLLQTEIDPQVIADGVNLVWVLVATFLIFFMHAGFAMLEAGQVRSKNVANQLTKNLLTWSVGVTVFFLIGAAISGVVGGDGFSLTATAENPNAWVDWLFGAVFAMTAATIVSGAVAGRAKLRAYVGYTVVLAAVIYPVVAGMGWGTEGPLTGAGMLGDMLDGVGFHDFAGGMIVHGMGGIAGLTAAWILGPRMDRYNDDGSVNVIPGHSLTFAVLGTLVLAFGWYGFNVGTAASVFTVTEAGELVLGDFATVGRVALTTTLAMACGAIGAGLVAWLKTDKVDTLYVANGLLAGLVGITAIPDTTAWWGALLVGLLAGAQLPIVFGFVESNLKIDDVCAVFPVHGSAGILGTLMFPFVAAPGEVGNIGTAFAAQLTGVVVITVWTVAATAIVFGAFKAVGQARVSPEHERDGLDVSEHGVDTYPEFGQPDVATDGGSDEIIRTDGGEPNDGQIKMVTAIVRPDRLGEIKQSLAEAGAPSLTVTNVSGRGSQPAKKGQWRGEEYTVDLHQKVKIECVVADIPAQEVVDAIREGAETGEPGDGKIFVMPVEGATQIRTGKTGPDAV; from the coding sequence ATGGAGCCGACGCTCCTGCAGACCGAAATCGATCCGCAGGTCATCGCCGACGGGGTCAACCTCGTCTGGGTACTGGTCGCGACCTTCCTGATCTTCTTCATGCACGCCGGCTTCGCCATGCTCGAGGCGGGGCAGGTGCGCTCGAAGAACGTCGCGAATCAGTTGACGAAGAACCTGCTAACCTGGAGCGTCGGGGTCACCGTTTTCTTCCTGATCGGTGCCGCGATCTCAGGCGTCGTCGGCGGTGACGGATTCTCTCTGACGGCGACGGCTGAAAACCCGAACGCCTGGGTCGACTGGCTGTTCGGTGCCGTCTTCGCGATGACGGCTGCGACCATCGTGTCGGGTGCCGTTGCCGGCCGCGCGAAACTTCGCGCGTACGTCGGCTACACCGTCGTCCTGGCCGCGGTCATCTACCCGGTTGTCGCCGGAATGGGCTGGGGGACCGAAGGCCCGCTCACCGGTGCCGGCATGCTCGGAGACATGCTCGACGGCGTCGGCTTCCACGACTTCGCGGGCGGGATGATCGTCCACGGGATGGGCGGCATCGCCGGCCTCACCGCGGCGTGGATTCTCGGCCCGCGCATGGACCGATACAACGACGACGGCTCCGTGAACGTCATTCCCGGCCACTCGCTGACCTTCGCCGTGCTCGGCACGCTGGTCCTCGCCTTCGGCTGGTACGGCTTCAACGTCGGGACCGCTGCGAGCGTGTTCACCGTCACCGAAGCCGGTGAACTCGTCCTCGGTGACTTCGCCACCGTCGGCCGCGTCGCGCTGACGACGACGCTCGCGATGGCCTGCGGTGCGATCGGAGCCGGACTCGTCGCGTGGCTCAAGACCGACAAGGTCGACACGCTCTACGTTGCGAACGGACTGCTGGCCGGGCTCGTCGGCATCACCGCGATCCCCGACACCACCGCGTGGTGGGGCGCGCTCCTCGTCGGTCTGCTTGCCGGTGCACAGCTCCCGATCGTCTTCGGATTCGTCGAGAGCAACCTGAAGATCGACGACGTCTGCGCGGTCTTCCCCGTCCACGGGTCCGCAGGAATTCTCGGAACGCTCATGTTCCCGTTCGTTGCGGCACCGGGCGAAGTCGGCAACATCGGGACCGCGTTCGCGGCCCAGCTCACCGGCGTCGTCGTCATCACCGTCTGGACGGTCGCCGCGACCGCGATCGTCTTCGGCGCGTTCAAGGCCGTCGGACAGGCCCGCGTCTCGCCGGAACACGAACGCGACGGGCTCGACGTCTCCGAACACGGCGTCGACACCTACCCCGAGTTCGGCCAGCCCGACGTCGCCACCGACGGCGGTTCCGACGAGATCATCCGTACCGACGGCGGTGAACCCAACGACGGACAGATCAAGATGGTCACCGCCATCGTCCGCCCCGACCGACTCGGCGAGATCAAGCAGTCGCTGGCCGAAGCCGGCGCACCGTCGCTGACGGTTACCAACGTCTCCGGCCGCGGCTCCCAGCCCGCGAAGAAGGGCCAATGGCGCGGCGAGGAGTACACGGTCGACCTCCACCAGAAGGTCAAAATCGAGTGCGTCGTCGCCGACATCCCCGCCCAAGAGGTCGTCGACGCCATCCGCGAGGGCGCGGAAACCGGCGAACCCGGCGACGGCAAGATCTTCGTCATGCCCGTCGAGGGCGCGACGCAGATCCGGACCGGCAAGACCGGCCCCGACGCCGTCTAA